A genomic region of Candidatus Bathyarchaeota archaeon contains the following coding sequences:
- a CDS encoding CopG family transcriptional regulator: MVKRIMVTLDDEQYEILKKIKGFGTKDAEKIRNIIIAYLAEKSYIKTAQE, translated from the coding sequence ATGGTAAAACGCATCATGGTAACATTAGACGACGAACAATACGAAATTCTCAAAAAAATTAAAGGGTTTGGAACAAAAGACGCGGAGAAAATTCGAAACATCATAATCGCCTACCTAGCAGAAAAATCCTACATTAAAACAGCCCAAGAGTAG
- a CDS encoding tyrosine-type recombinase/integrase — MAEEAPAASPSEKPAFTIEAQNGLFCPECNSKRLYKDGLRYLADGKTVQRYLCRDCGYRFSWPRAEKPKQHGSKNLKSEHGLTFNRCSSRALALLEQSEEGAMNGQKENGQWAAGATGQTLDGAKIKEIIINFVWWMRKQGYAESTIERRSKILEVLAKRGANPYDPESVKETLARQKWDENSKNVAVKAYNTFLKMVGGSWTPPKTRPVEKLPFIPTEEELNSLIAASNGKLAAFLMLLKETGMRAGEAYNLQWKDVDFENGTVRVTPEKGSNPRIFKLSPKLLAMLNRMDKTSEWIFKPWQLKHMRRTFQRIRNRLALKLCNPRLKLITFHTFRHWKATMEYAKTKDILHVMQLLGHKNIKNTLKYTQLVNFKDDEYHFATAKTIDEAGKLIEAGFEYVCHHEGVMLFRKRK; from the coding sequence ATGGCTGAAGAGGCTCCCGCAGCAAGCCCCTCTGAAAAACCCGCTTTCACAATTGAAGCCCAAAACGGGCTTTTCTGTCCAGAATGCAACTCAAAAAGGCTTTACAAGGACGGCTTACGCTATCTAGCCGACGGCAAAACCGTTCAACGCTACTTGTGTAGGGATTGCGGCTACCGCTTTAGCTGGCCGAGGGCTGAAAAGCCAAAGCAGCATGGAAGCAAGAATTTAAAAAGCGAACATGGCTTAACTTTTAACCGATGCAGCTCCAGAGCCTTGGCCCTTCTGGAGCAAAGCGAGGAAGGGGCCATGAACGGGCAAAAGGAAAATGGGCAATGGGCTGCGGGAGCCACAGGGCAAACACTAGACGGGGCGAAAATAAAGGAAATCATCATTAACTTTGTCTGGTGGATGAGGAAACAAGGCTACGCGGAGTCAACTATTGAAAGGCGAAGCAAAATCTTAGAAGTTCTAGCCAAGCGAGGTGCAAACCCATATGATCCAGAAAGCGTCAAGGAAACTTTAGCGAGGCAAAAATGGGATGAAAACAGCAAAAACGTTGCAGTCAAAGCCTACAACACGTTCCTAAAAATGGTTGGAGGCTCATGGACTCCGCCTAAAACAAGGCCTGTGGAAAAATTACCCTTCATACCAACAGAGGAAGAGCTTAACAGTTTAATAGCAGCTTCAAACGGGAAACTTGCAGCCTTTCTAATGTTGCTTAAAGAAACCGGAATGAGAGCCGGCGAAGCCTACAACCTTCAATGGAAAGACGTAGACTTTGAAAACGGCACAGTCCGCGTAACACCTGAAAAGGGAAGCAACCCACGCATATTCAAACTTTCACCAAAACTTTTAGCCATGCTAAATCGCATGGACAAAACAAGCGAGTGGATATTCAAGCCGTGGCAGCTTAAACACATGAGGCGCACATTCCAGAGAATACGAAACCGCCTTGCCTTGAAACTATGCAATCCGAGACTAAAACTAATAACGTTTCACACTTTCCGTCATTGGAAAGCCACCATGGAATACGCCAAAACCAAAGACATCCTACATGTAATGCAGCTGCTAGGCCACAAAAACATCAAAAACACCCTGAAATACACGCAGCTCGTGAACTTTAAAGATGACGAATATCATTTCGCAACAGCCAAAACAATAGACGAGGCGGGCAAACTAATAGAGGCCGGCTTCGAATACGTATGCCACCACGAAGGTGTAATGCTGTTTAGAAAACGCAAATAA
- a CDS encoding site-specific integrase, with translation MSNEKCLFWLFRVLFCVLSGFDVKGKILEFAWFLKKQGYSEETIRLHVSALRTLHERGADLYNPESVKEVVAQQKWSEARRRNVINAYSRFLKHEGIQWDKPICKVTNKLPFIPTEQELDALIAGSGSKTSVLLQLLKETAMRAGEAMKLKWTDIDFERRIITLNEPEKGSKPRIWKVSEKLIGMLRSLPRENDNVFGKSRYETLKQTLQKTRKRLAAKLQNPRLNKITFHTFRHWKATMLYHKTKDPFYVKDFLGHKSIKNTEIYITVERAIFGDSCNDEFTVKVASNPEEIKALLEVGFEYVCEKDGLLFFRKRK, from the coding sequence ATGTCCAACGAAAAATGCTTATTTTGGCTTTTTCGCGTTTTGTTTTGTGTTTTGTCAGGCTTCGACGTTAAAGGGAAAATCCTAGAGTTTGCATGGTTCCTTAAAAAGCAAGGTTACAGTGAAGAAACAATAAGGTTGCATGTTTCAGCCCTGAGAACACTGCATGAAAGAGGAGCGGATCTATACAATCCAGAATCGGTCAAGGAGGTTGTTGCTCAACAAAAATGGTCTGAAGCTAGAAGACGTAATGTAATAAACGCCTATTCACGCTTTCTAAAGCATGAAGGAATACAATGGGATAAACCAATATGCAAAGTTACCAATAAACTTCCATTCATCCCAACAGAACAAGAATTGGATGCTTTAATAGCAGGTTCAGGAAGTAAGACCTCGGTTTTATTACAACTCCTTAAGGAAACTGCTATGAGAGCTGGCGAAGCCATGAAGCTTAAATGGACAGATATAGACTTTGAGAGGCGCATTATAACCCTAAACGAGCCTGAAAAAGGAAGTAAACCGCGAATATGGAAGGTAAGTGAAAAACTCATTGGAATGTTAAGAAGTCTGCCAAGGGAAAACGATAATGTCTTTGGAAAATCTAGGTACGAGACTTTAAAACAAACTTTACAGAAAACAAGAAAGCGTTTAGCGGCTAAGCTCCAAAATCCGAGACTTAACAAGATTACATTTCACACGTTTAGGCATTGGAAAGCAACTATGCTTTACCATAAAACTAAGGATCCATTCTACGTCAAAGATTTCTTGGGCCATAAAAGCATTAAGAACACGGAAATTTACATAACAGTTGAGCGGGCAATATTCGGCGATTCATGCAACGATGAATTTACAGTCAAGGTTGCAAGCAATCCAGAAGAGATTAAAGCTCTGCTTGAGGTGGGCTTTGAATATGTTTGCGAGAAAGATGGGCTACTATTCTTTAGAAAGCGCAAGTAG
- a CDS encoding DUF3303 family protein: MPKFYVKWWLEQTKVPVDAEQRVKGWLSMLEMVKADLNAGVTKDWGIATGGDYGYSISEAANEAELFTRLLKWIPFAHFEVVPVLTVDQAIESIKKAVASAKK; encoded by the coding sequence ATGCCTAAATTCTATGTGAAGTGGTGGTTAGAGCAGACTAAAGTGCCTGTTGATGCTGAGCAGAGGGTTAAGGGTTGGCTTTCAATGCTTGAAATGGTTAAGGCAGACTTGAATGCAGGCGTAACGAAGGACTGGGGAATAGCTACTGGAGGAGATTACGGATACTCAATTAGTGAAGCAGCAAATGAGGCTGAACTTTTCACCCGCTTGCTTAAATGGATACCCTTCGCTCACTTTGAAGTGGTGCCAGTATTGACAGTTGATCAAGCCATAGAATCAATTAAAAAAGCTGTAGCTTCAGCAAAGAAGTAA
- a CDS encoding right-handed parallel beta-helix repeat-containing protein has translation MKMLQVNGGHQGLYVYDSADIVISNSHIDHIVGDVVLLYSSTNIKVENCIIGEGQYYSLYMQHVNNTTIKDCEIYGSLYGVYAESSSSISINNCNIHDNSGDDVHFYVTIDSAILNCLIHFNEDHGIYLDSSDHVTVEYCDVRNSSLGIWLNSAFNCEIHYNNFVNIHQNAQDDGQQNNWGTETTGATIMELTLTKTDMET, from the coding sequence TTGAAAATGTTACAAGTGAATGGAGGTCATCAAGGCTTATACGTGTACGACTCAGCAGATATTGTCATTTCCAACAGCCATATTGACCATATAGTCGGCGACGTTGTTCTGCTCTATTCATCAACCAACATTAAAGTGGAGAATTGCATAATCGGAGAAGGCCAATACTATAGCCTCTACATGCAACACGTAAACAACACCACCATCAAAGATTGCGAGATCTACGGTAGCCTTTACGGCGTCTACGCTGAATCGTCATCGAGCATTTCCATAAACAACTGCAACATCCACGACAACTCTGGGGACGACGTGCACTTTTACGTTACCATTGACAGCGCAATCCTAAACTGCCTAATCCATTTCAATGAAGACCACGGAATATACTTGGATTCATCCGACCACGTAACAGTGGAATACTGCGATGTAAGAAACAGCTCCTTAGGCATATGGCTTAACTCAGCCTTCAACTGTGAAATTCACTACAACAACTTCGTCAATATACACCAAAACGCACAGGATGACGGACAACAAAACAACTGGGGGACGGAAACTACTGGAGCGACTATCATGGAATTGACGCTAACAAAGACGGATATGGAGACATAG
- a CDS encoding ArsR family transcriptional regulator has product MSQITRAYAKDLGKIEKASIVIGNLLKTLTKLKKLRLTFEPSIDEKGEFSRQIRPELAETEDYRGVFLLAFDYANEVSRKSGKRIVVIIDEFPNLIEFKRYSKLEAIIELFRGVVESRENVEHVVSGSRVHFMLNILGKGESPLFGHFVIMEVGPLSKEYALELFMKSAKCSLDEAECTWKIDGGHPYYLIMLAESHKPGESYEETYKRILTSPTGALNLYVNYLLKEDLGSSTKEARLRKILQAIAQGKNTSSQIARHVKLKLSSVPYYLQELERYDLIYKKRRKIPNNR; this is encoded by the coding sequence ATGTCTCAAATTACTAGAGCTTATGCAAAAGATTTAGGTAAAATTGAAAAGGCATCAATAGTTATAGGTAACCTCTTGAAAACTTTGACGAAATTGAAGAAGCTACGTTTAACTTTTGAGCCGTCAATAGACGAGAAGGGCGAGTTTTCACGGCAGATCCGCCCTGAGTTAGCGGAAACTGAAGATTACAGAGGAGTTTTTCTATTAGCTTTTGACTACGCAAATGAAGTCTCGAGGAAAAGCGGTAAGCGTATTGTAGTGATTATCGATGAATTTCCAAATCTGATTGAGTTTAAACGTTATTCTAAGCTTGAAGCTATAATTGAACTTTTTAGAGGCGTGGTTGAAAGCAGGGAAAATGTAGAGCATGTTGTAAGCGGTTCTAGAGTTCACTTCATGCTAAATATCTTGGGAAAAGGAGAAAGCCCACTATTTGGACACTTTGTAATTATGGAAGTTGGTCCACTTTCTAAGGAATATGCACTCGAGCTTTTCATGAAAAGCGCCAAGTGCAGTTTAGATGAGGCTGAGTGCACATGGAAAATCGACGGAGGCCACCCTTACTATCTCATAATGCTTGCTGAGAGCCACAAACCTGGCGAAAGTTACGAGGAAACATATAAAAGAATTTTAACAAGTCCAACTGGCGCCCTCAACTTATATGTTAATTACTTGTTGAAAGAAGATTTAGGATCCTCCACAAAAGAGGCAAGACTCCGCAAAATACTACAAGCGATTGCCCAAGGCAAAAACACTTCCTCGCAAATTGCACGACATGTAAAGCTAAAATTGTCAAGTGTTCCCTATTATCTTCAAGAGCTTGAACGGTACGACCTAATTTATAAAAAAAGAAGGAAAATACCTAATAACAGATAA